From a single Clostridium isatidis genomic region:
- a CDS encoding AIM24 family protein, with product MRASFNINNKMTMIAEMRNDTVFQILEYDDLGENLDPKISMKLDYIKRENNKLRQARIILDNSEIKVEPGKLSYFKGEINIENKGGFVGIGKKLISNIVMKEAAHKPVVEGSGEVFLEPAFENFILLELEDEEIIIDNKAFCACESSIEITTLREIRDPYLEEYSNMLKLMGSGIVLITIPVSHKEILKCKIYRDSIKINGDIVLLRSGSIEHEIEKISSNLLGDSSEGKFLNIYNGTGELWLAPTIKVYENLREKIEEDMIEYLRDIENTRN from the coding sequence ATGAGAGCGTCCTTTAACATAAATAATAAAATGACAATGATTGCAGAAATGAGAAATGACACTGTTTTTCAAATATTAGAATATGATGATTTGGGAGAAAACTTAGATCCTAAAATATCAATGAAGTTAGATTATATTAAAAGAGAAAATAACAAGCTTAGACAAGCAAGAATTATACTTGATAATAGTGAAATAAAAGTGGAACCTGGAAAATTAAGTTATTTTAAGGGAGAAATAAATATAGAAAACAAAGGCGGTTTTGTTGGAATTGGAAAAAAATTAATTTCGAATATTGTAATGAAGGAAGCAGCTCATAAACCAGTTGTTGAAGGCTCAGGAGAAGTGTTTTTAGAACCAGCTTTTGAAAACTTTATTCTATTAGAATTAGAAGATGAGGAAATAATTATTGACAATAAGGCCTTTTGTGCCTGCGAGAGTTCAATAGAAATTACAACATTAAGAGAAATAAGGGATCCTTATTTGGAAGAGTATTCTAATATGCTTAAGTTAATGGGGAGTGGAATAGTATTAATAACAATTCCAGTTTCTCATAAAGAAATATTAAAATGTAAGATATATAGAGATTCTATAAAAATAAATGGAGATATAGTTCTCTTAAGGAGCGGAAGCATAGAGCATGAAATAGAAAAGATATCAAGTAATCTATTAGGTGATTCATCAGAAGGCAAATTCTTAAACATCTATAATGGTACTGGAGAGTTATGGTTGGCTCCTACAATAAAAGTTTATGAAAATTTAAGAGAAAAGATAGAAGAAGATATGATAGAATATTTAAGGGATATAGAAAATACACGAAATTAG
- the glmM gene encoding phosphoglucosamine mutase has translation MNRMFGTDGVRGIANTELTCEIAYGLGRAGAYVLTEGTHKPKILVAKDTRISGDMLEAALVAGILSVGAEAVMLGVIPTPAVAHLIREYNADAGIMISASHNPVEYNGIKFFDNKGYKLRDELEDEIQRIIENNFEGVPTPIGNALGRSYVKTSALDDYVNYAISTIDVDFKGLKIALDCANGASSTAAVKAFEKLGAEVHVIYNKPDGTNINENCGSTHPEDLQEYVVSEKCDLGFAFDGDADRCLAVDEKGNLIHGDFILMMCAKHLKEAGKLKDDTLVVTVMSNLGLDIACKREGINVIKTKVGDRYVLEEMVKDGYVLGGEQSGHIIFLDHNSTGDGLVTALQVAAIRKKENKTLSELASIMKELPQVLVNAKVPNDKKNIYLEDEEIVEAIKNIEESLHGVGRVLIRPSGTEPLVRVMLEGENQEEIDKMANDLVNLILSKI, from the coding sequence ATGAATAGAATGTTTGGAACAGACGGAGTTAGGGGAATTGCAAATACAGAATTGACTTGTGAAATTGCTTATGGTTTAGGAAGAGCTGGAGCTTATGTATTAACAGAAGGTACTCATAAGCCAAAAATATTAGTTGCTAAGGACACTAGAATTTCAGGGGATATGTTAGAAGCTGCTTTAGTGGCAGGAATATTATCAGTTGGAGCAGAAGCAGTTATGTTAGGGGTAATTCCTACACCAGCAGTTGCACATTTAATAAGAGAATATAATGCCGATGCAGGAATTATGATATCAGCCTCTCATAATCCAGTAGAATATAATGGTATCAAGTTCTTCGATAATAAGGGTTATAAATTAAGAGATGAATTAGAAGATGAAATACAAAGAATAATAGAAAACAATTTTGAAGGAGTTCCTACACCTATAGGAAATGCTCTTGGAAGATCTTATGTAAAGACTTCTGCATTAGATGACTATGTAAATTATGCTATTTCAACAATAGATGTAGATTTTAAAGGATTAAAGATAGCTTTAGATTGTGCAAACGGTGCTTCATCAACTGCGGCAGTTAAGGCCTTTGAAAAACTAGGAGCAGAAGTTCATGTAATTTATAATAAACCAGATGGAACAAATATAAATGAAAACTGTGGTTCAACTCATCCAGAAGACTTACAAGAATATGTTGTATCAGAAAAATGTGATTTAGGATTTGCCTTTGATGGAGATGCAGATAGATGTTTAGCTGTTGATGAAAAAGGTAATTTAATTCATGGAGATTTTATATTAATGATGTGTGCAAAACATCTTAAAGAAGCAGGAAAATTAAAAGATGATACTTTAGTAGTAACAGTAATGAGCAACTTAGGCTTAGATATAGCATGTAAAAGAGAAGGAATTAATGTTATAAAAACTAAGGTTGGAGATAGATATGTATTAGAGGAAATGGTTAAGGATGGTTATGTCTTAGGAGGAGAACAATCTGGACATATTATATTCTTAGACCATAACTCAACTGGTGATGGCTTAGTTACAGCACTTCAAGTTGCAGCCATAAGAAAGAAGGAAAATAAAACATTAAGTGAATTAGCTTCAATAATGAAGGAGCTTCCTCAAGTTTTAGTTAATGCAAAAGTTCCTAATGATAAGAAGAATATATACTTAGAAGATGAAGAAATAGTTGAAGCTATAAAAAATATAGAAGAATCCTTACATGGAGTTGGAAGGGTTTTAATAAGACCTTCAGGTACAGAACCTTTAGTTAGAGTGATGCTGGAAGGCGAAAATCAAGAAGAAATAGATAAAATGGCTAATGATTTAGTTAATTTAATATTGAGCAAAATTTAA
- a CDS encoding YerC/YecD family TrpR-related protein, producing MANGESKLKSKDIDLLFEAILKLETIEECYDFFEDVATINELKALAQRLSVAKMLREKRVYTEIAEKTGASSATISRVNKCLNYGTGGYNTILDRLEDKGKN from the coding sequence TTGGCTAATGGAGAAAGTAAGCTAAAAAGTAAGGATATTGACTTGCTTTTTGAAGCAATACTTAAGCTTGAAACCATAGAAGAATGTTATGATTTCTTTGAAGATGTTGCTACAATAAATGAGTTAAAGGCTTTAGCTCAGAGATTATCTGTAGCAAAAATGTTAAGGGAAAAGAGAGTTTATACTGAAATAGCTGAAAAAACAGGGGCAAGCAGTGCCACAATTAGTAGAGTTAATAAATGCTTAAATTATGGTACTGGGGGATATAATACCATTCTAGATAGATTAGAAGATAAAGGAAAAAATTAG
- the ilvN gene encoding acetolactate synthase small subunit yields the protein MESHILSVLVRNSSGVLARIAGLFSRRGFNIDSLTVGSTENKEISRMTIALTGNEDVLEQFTKQLNKLEDVLKIYELKSENSVYRELVLIKVQAPPEKRGEINELVKIFRCKIIDVAQQTLTIELTGDESKVSALIELMQSYGIVEMVRTGVTALERGDNDITKYE from the coding sequence TTGGAAAGTCACATATTATCTGTGTTAGTTCGTAATTCTTCAGGAGTATTAGCTAGAATAGCGGGATTATTTTCAAGAAGGGGATTTAACATTGACAGTTTAACAGTTGGAAGTACTGAAAATAAAGAAATATCAAGAATGACAATAGCTTTAACTGGAAACGAGGATGTTTTAGAGCAATTTACAAAGCAGCTCAATAAACTAGAGGACGTTTTAAAAATATATGAATTAAAGTCAGAAAATTCTGTATATAGGGAATTAGTATTAATAAAAGTACAAGCTCCACCAGAAAAAAGGGGAGAAATAAATGAGCTGGTAAAAATATTTAGATGCAAGATTATAGATGTTGCACAACAAACATTAACAATAGAACTTACTGGAGATGAAAGTAAGGTATCAGCCTTGATAGAATTAATGCAGTCCTATGGAATAGTAGAAATGGTAAGAACGGGGGTAACAGCCCTAGAAAGAGGGGATAACGATATAACAAAATACGAATAG
- a CDS encoding NAD(P)/FAD-dependent oxidoreductase, whose translation MTIRINNISLKLDEDKEVLIKKAVKKLKISEKEIKHFKILKESLDARKKSDIKLVYHVELNCKNEEALVKKLKDKDVKLEEPYYEGVIKFGDRKLDNRPVVVGFGPAGIFAALTLAENGYKPIVIERGEDVDKRTETVNKFWETGQLDVNSNVQFGEGGAGAFSDGKLTTRIKDKRCDYVLKKLVEAGAPEEIAYLAKPHVGTDLLKGVVKNIRERIIELGGEVLFSNKLEEIKHENGKLKSIIANGREINCENLILAIGHSARDTYEMLYKNKIYMEPKAFAIGVRIEHLQEVINKSQYGEMYDHPKLKVADYKLTYQSERLNRAVYSFCMCPGGVVVSAASEENRLVTNGMSYHARDLENANSALVVTVRPEDFEGNSPLRGMEFQRYYEALAYKLGGGGYKAPVQLLGDFMEDRLSTKIGRVKPSYTGGYIFEDLRKCLPPYVIEALKEAIPVFDKRINGYGDKDAVLTGIETRTSAPVRIQRDENLESISIKGIYPAGEGAGYAGGIISAAVDGIKVAEKIIEKYSPINN comes from the coding sequence ATGACAATTAGAATAAATAATATTTCTTTAAAATTAGATGAAGATAAGGAAGTTTTAATTAAAAAAGCAGTTAAGAAGCTAAAAATATCAGAAAAGGAAATTAAGCACTTTAAAATACTTAAAGAAAGCTTAGATGCAAGGAAAAAAAGTGATATAAAGCTTGTTTATCATGTTGAATTAAATTGTAAGAATGAAGAAGCTCTTGTTAAAAAATTAAAGGACAAGGATGTTAAATTAGAAGAACCTTATTATGAAGGAGTAATAAAGTTTGGAGATAGAAAATTAGATAATAGGCCGGTAGTAGTTGGTTTCGGTCCTGCGGGAATATTTGCAGCTTTAACCTTAGCTGAAAATGGTTATAAACCAATTGTTATTGAACGTGGAGAAGATGTTGATAAAAGAACTGAGACTGTTAATAAGTTTTGGGAAACAGGACAACTTGATGTAAATTCAAATGTGCAATTTGGTGAAGGTGGAGCAGGAGCCTTTTCAGATGGAAAATTAACTACAAGAATAAAAGATAAAAGATGTGATTATGTATTAAAGAAATTAGTGGAAGCAGGGGCACCTGAAGAAATAGCATATTTAGCAAAACCTCATGTAGGAACAGATTTATTAAAGGGCGTAGTTAAAAATATAAGGGAGAGAATAATAGAACTAGGTGGAGAAGTATTATTTTCTAATAAACTGGAAGAAATAAAACATGAAAATGGCAAACTAAAATCTATAATTGCTAATGGAAGGGAAATAAATTGTGAAAATTTAATATTAGCAATTGGTCATAGTGCAAGAGATACTTATGAAATGCTTTATAAAAATAAAATTTATATGGAACCTAAAGCCTTTGCTATAGGTGTTAGAATAGAGCATCTTCAAGAAGTTATAAATAAAAGCCAATACGGTGAGATGTATGATCATCCAAAGTTAAAGGTAGCAGATTATAAATTAACTTATCAAAGTGAAAGACTAAATAGGGCAGTGTATTCTTTCTGTATGTGTCCTGGAGGAGTAGTAGTATCTGCAGCTTCTGAAGAAAATAGATTAGTTACAAATGGAATGAGTTATCATGCAAGAGATTTAGAAAATGCTAATTCAGCTTTAGTTGTTACTGTAAGACCAGAGGACTTTGAAGGAAATTCGCCATTAAGGGGGATGGAATTCCAAAGATATTATGAAGCTTTAGCTTATAAGCTAGGCGGTGGCGGATATAAGGCACCTGTTCAACTACTAGGAGACTTTATGGAAGATAGATTAAGTACTAAAATTGGAAGAGTAAAACCTAGCTATACTGGAGGATATATTTTTGAAGATTTAAGAAAGTGTCTTCCACCTTATGTAATTGAAGCTTTAAAAGAAGCAATACCAGTCTTTGATAAAAGAATTAATGGTTATGGAGATAAGGATGCTGTTCTAACTGGTATAGAAACAAGAACATCAGCTCCAGTAAGAATACAAAGAGATGAGAATCTTGAAAGTATATCAATAAAAGGAATATATCCAGCAGGAGAAGGGGCAGGTTATGCTGGAGGGATAATATCAGCAGCAGTAGATGGAATCAAAGTAGCAGAAAAAATAATAGAAAAATATAGTCCAATTAATAATTAA
- the leuC gene encoding 3-isopropylmalate dehydratase large subunit yields MGMTMTQKILAAHAGLDKVKAGQLIEAKLDLVLGNDITSPVAVKEFQKLNFKEVFDKDKVAIVPDHFTPNKDIKAAEQCKFIRNFAKEKEITNFFEVGEMGIEHCLIPEKGLVVAGDVVIGADSHTCTYGALGAFSTGIGSTDMAAGMATGKCWFKVPSAIKFVLRNKPSKWVSGKDIILHIIGMIGVDGALYKSMEFVGDGIQYLSMDDRFTMANMAIEAGGKNGIFPVDEKTIEYLKEHSTREYKVYEADEDAEYDEVYEIDLSSLRPTVAFPHLPDNTRTIDEVGDVVIDQVVIGSCTNGRISDLRVARDILKGKKVKKGVRCIVFPGTQKIYLQALEEGIIKDLVEAGAVVSTPTCGPCLGGHMGILAKGERAVSTTNRNFVGRMGHVESEVYLASPAVAAASAITGKITNPELI; encoded by the coding sequence ATGGGAATGACAATGACACAAAAAATATTAGCAGCACATGCAGGACTAGATAAAGTAAAGGCAGGACAGTTAATTGAGGCAAAATTGGATTTGGTGCTAGGTAATGATATAACATCACCTGTAGCAGTAAAGGAATTTCAAAAATTAAATTTTAAAGAAGTTTTTGATAAAGATAAAGTTGCTATAGTTCCAGACCACTTTACACCTAATAAAGATATAAAGGCAGCGGAACAATGTAAGTTCATAAGGAACTTTGCAAAAGAAAAAGAAATTACAAATTTCTTTGAAGTAGGTGAAATGGGAATAGAACATTGCTTAATACCTGAAAAGGGCTTGGTAGTTGCAGGAGATGTGGTAATTGGGGCAGATTCACATACTTGTACCTATGGAGCACTAGGAGCTTTTTCAACAGGTATTGGCTCAACAGATATGGCAGCTGGTATGGCAACAGGAAAGTGCTGGTTTAAAGTTCCATCGGCAATAAAATTTGTACTCAGAAATAAACCATCAAAATGGGTAAGTGGAAAAGATATTATTCTTCATATAATTGGAATGATTGGGGTAGATGGAGCTCTTTATAAATCTATGGAGTTTGTAGGAGACGGAATACAATATTTATCAATGGATGATAGATTTACAATGGCAAATATGGCAATTGAGGCTGGTGGAAAAAATGGAATTTTTCCAGTAGATGAAAAGACAATTGAGTATTTAAAAGAACATTCAACTAGAGAATATAAGGTTTATGAAGCAGATGAAGATGCAGAATATGATGAGGTTTATGAAATAGATTTAAGCAGCTTAAGACCGACAGTTGCATTTCCACATTTACCAGATAATACGAGAACTATTGATGAAGTTGGGGATGTTGTTATAGATCAGGTAGTTATAGGTTCTTGCACAAATGGTAGAATATCAGATTTAAGAGTTGCAAGAGATATACTTAAAGGCAAGAAAGTGAAAAAAGGAGTGAGATGTATAGTCTTCCCTGGAACTCAAAAAATTTATCTTCAAGCTTTAGAAGAAGGAATAATTAAGGATTTAGTAGAAGCTGGAGCTGTTGTTTCTACACCAACTTGTGGACCATGTTTAGGTGGCCACATGGGAATACTTGCAAAGGGTGAAAGGGCTGTATCAACAACCAACAGAAATTTTGTTGGTAGAATGGGGCATGTTGAATCAGAAGTTTACTTAGCAAGTCCAGCAGTTGCAGCAGCATCAGCAATAACAGGAAAAATAACAAATCCAGAGTTAATTTAA
- the cimA gene encoding citramalate synthase produces the protein MSNKKIEIFDSTLRDGAQGEDISFSLEDKIKLALALDKIGVTYIEAGNPGSNPKDMEFFKRIKEIKLSNSKLVAFGSTRKANIKAEEDKNLKSLIGADTETVAIFGKAWDFQVEEILKTSLEENINMIFDTIKFAKEKNKEVVFDAEHFFDGYKANKEYAIKAIKTAKKAGADVIVLCDTNGGTLPKEIKEISKKVVEELGGRIGIHCHNDIGLAVANSLAAVEEGVIHIQGTFIGFGERCGNANLSSIIPTLQLKMGYRVIEEEKLSRLTKTARFISEISNLKLTDNMPYVGESAFAHKGGMHIDAVTKSTKSYEHINPELIGNDRRFLISEVSGRSTILKEIQKIFPNIERDSEEVTKVTNRLKELEYEGYKFEGAEGTVELLIRKTIGKYKPFFQLNHFKTIVEQPFSNKDFTSTAIVNITVDNENKIAASQGDGPVNALDKALREALESFYPKLKEVRLVDYKVRVLDSKSATGSKVRVLIESTDGRENWTTVGVSKDVIEASWTALVDSLEYKLIKDMEKNLKAYF, from the coding sequence ATGAGCAATAAAAAAATAGAAATATTTGATTCAACCTTGAGAGATGGGGCACAGGGTGAAGACATTTCCTTTTCGCTGGAGGATAAAATAAAGCTGGCTTTAGCATTAGATAAAATTGGGGTTACTTATATTGAAGCTGGAAATCCTGGATCAAATCCAAAGGATATGGAGTTTTTTAAACGTATAAAGGAAATAAAACTCAGTAATTCAAAACTTGTAGCCTTTGGTTCAACAAGAAAGGCCAATATTAAAGCTGAAGAAGATAAAAATTTAAAGAGTTTAATTGGGGCAGATACAGAAACAGTTGCGATATTCGGAAAGGCATGGGATTTTCAGGTTGAAGAAATTTTAAAAACTTCTTTAGAAGAAAATATAAATATGATATTTGATACAATAAAATTTGCTAAGGAAAAAAATAAAGAAGTAGTCTTTGATGCAGAGCATTTCTTTGATGGATATAAAGCTAATAAGGAATATGCAATAAAAGCTATTAAAACAGCAAAAAAGGCTGGTGCAGATGTTATAGTTTTATGTGATACAAATGGTGGAACTCTTCCTAAAGAAATTAAAGAAATATCAAAGAAAGTGGTTGAAGAACTAGGAGGAAGGATAGGAATTCATTGCCATAATGATATAGGTTTAGCGGTGGCAAACTCATTAGCAGCAGTAGAAGAAGGAGTAATTCATATTCAAGGCACTTTTATTGGATTTGGAGAAAGATGTGGAAACGCAAATTTATCATCAATAATTCCAACTTTGCAGCTAAAAATGGGATATAGGGTAATAGAGGAAGAAAAATTATCAAGATTAACAAAAACAGCAAGATTTATATCTGAAATTTCAAATCTTAAGCTTACAGACAATATGCCTTATGTTGGGGAGTCAGCCTTTGCCCACAAAGGTGGAATGCATATTGATGCAGTAACAAAATCTACAAAGTCTTATGAACATATAAATCCTGAACTTATAGGAAATGATAGAAGATTCTTAATTTCTGAGGTAAGTGGCAGAAGTACAATACTAAAAGAAATTCAAAAGATATTTCCTAATATAGAAAGGGATAGTGAAGAAGTAACTAAAGTCACAAATAGATTAAAAGAACTTGAATATGAGGGCTATAAATTTGAAGGTGCAGAGGGCACCGTAGAACTTCTTATTAGAAAAACAATAGGAAAATATAAGCCTTTCTTTCAGTTAAATCACTTTAAAACAATAGTAGAACAACCCTTCAGCAATAAGGACTTTACATCAACAGCAATAGTAAATATTACAGTGGATAATGAAAATAAAATTGCAGCTTCACAGGGAGATGGACCTGTAAATGCATTAGATAAGGCATTAAGGGAAGCCCTTGAAAGTTTTTATCCAAAGTTGAAAGAAGTAAGATTAGTCGATTATAAGGTAAGGGTTTTAGATTCAAAAAGTGCCACAGGTTCAAAGGTAAGAGTATTGATAGAATCTACTGATGGCAGGGAAAATTGGACTACAGTTGGGGTGTCTAAGGATGTAATTGAGGCAAGCTGGACCGCCTTAGTTGACTCCTTGGAATATAAATTAATTAAAGATATGGAGAAAAATTTAAAAGCGTATTTTTAA